Proteins encoded within one genomic window of Fuerstiella sp.:
- a CDS encoding ABC transporter permease, with amino-acid sequence MNTSRANNRLISATWALTVRELRRFFRQRSRVVGAIGQPVVFWIVFGAGLGASFQAPGWATALERPLSYQEYFLPGIAVLIVLFTAIFATISVIEDRREGFLQGVLVAPVSRSAIVLGKVVGGSLLAMIQAGLFLCLGPMMSLVGLAPDIPVSVTPLQGLIAGLFLAIIAIELTSIGFLIAWPMNSTQGFHAIMSVFLLPMWLLSGSFFPGGESGWLSLVIRMNPLTYGVAGLRRLLYARTLPVGEALPSMFLCCTVTVVTTLVVFTLCVQLVRRPSVQNTV; translated from the coding sequence ATGAACACTTCCAGGGCGAACAACCGCCTTATCTCAGCAACGTGGGCACTTACCGTTCGGGAGTTGCGCCGTTTCTTCCGCCAGCGGTCACGGGTCGTGGGTGCGATCGGTCAGCCCGTTGTGTTTTGGATCGTATTTGGCGCAGGACTCGGAGCATCCTTCCAGGCCCCCGGCTGGGCGACTGCTCTGGAACGCCCGCTGAGTTATCAAGAGTATTTTCTGCCGGGTATTGCTGTACTCATCGTTTTGTTCACTGCAATATTTGCGACAATCTCCGTGATTGAAGACCGTCGTGAGGGATTTCTCCAGGGCGTACTGGTCGCTCCTGTCTCCAGGTCCGCGATTGTACTGGGTAAAGTGGTTGGAGGTTCACTGCTGGCTATGATCCAGGCCGGACTCTTCCTGTGTCTGGGGCCCATGATGTCTCTGGTCGGACTGGCACCTGACATACCGGTTTCCGTCACGCCCCTGCAGGGACTTATCGCCGGACTGTTCCTTGCAATCATCGCGATCGAGCTCACATCTATTGGGTTTCTGATTGCCTGGCCCATGAATTCCACACAGGGATTTCACGCCATCATGAGCGTGTTCCTGCTGCCGATGTGGCTGTTGTCGGGATCATTTTTTCCAGGAGGAGAGTCCGGCTGGCTGTCCCTGGTGATTCGAATGAATCCACTGACCTATGGAGTCGCGGGTCTGCGTCGTCTGCTGTATGCCCGGACACTTCCGGTTGGCGAAGCCCTGCCATCGATGTTCCTGTGCTGTACAGTGACAGTGGTCACCACACTGGTCGTTTTTACACTGTGTGTACAGTTGGTGCGGCGCCCCTCTGTGCAGAATACCGTCTGA
- the murD gene encoding UDP-N-acetylmuramoyl-L-alanine--D-glutamate ligase, protein MLPSSYENKHVTVMGLGNLDGGVAAARYLESQGAHVVVTDLRSSHELESSLRQLKTDGLDLKYYLGGHPDVAFEKCELLVVNPAVRPDNKIVEHCRNRGVRITSEIELFIDRNPAFTIAVTGSNGKSTTCRLIYDLLRANIDSTRVVQIGGNIGRSLLPVLPSLRSQDIVVLELSSFQLHRLGDTGICPDVAVVTGLSPNHLDWHPDFEHYESAKQVICSSQKKTDGIVVPDDLDNWPIRGRCLRFGLFDSGEDGVFIDDGAIIIRTAGVESAERLSMNSTLQSQHNQKNLAAAVAAVQLTVNNTLQLQPVVQQFSGLPHRMHTVAQGSGRRFIDDSASTTPESTVAALESVSSGCVLIAGGADKGTDLSSLGKQIRRYTDRLVAIGATAADLSEAALAGNNGQQNFTVVKTADFVSAFEHAVELTRPGDIVLLSPGCSSHDWFPDFQERGRTFSRLALEWCEAQENIR, encoded by the coding sequence GTGCTGCCCAGCAGTTATGAAAATAAACACGTCACCGTTATGGGGCTCGGCAACCTGGACGGTGGTGTTGCGGCGGCACGGTACCTGGAGAGTCAGGGAGCTCATGTTGTCGTCACCGATCTGCGATCGTCACATGAACTGGAGTCTTCCCTGCGACAGCTGAAAACGGATGGACTCGACCTGAAATATTATCTGGGCGGACACCCGGATGTGGCGTTTGAGAAATGTGAATTACTGGTCGTCAACCCGGCCGTCCGACCCGACAACAAAATCGTAGAACATTGTCGGAATCGTGGTGTCCGGATCACCAGCGAGATTGAACTTTTTATCGATCGTAATCCGGCGTTCACGATTGCCGTGACCGGCAGTAACGGCAAGTCCACTACCTGCCGGTTGATTTACGATCTGCTGCGGGCAAACATTGATTCCACCCGTGTCGTTCAGATCGGAGGAAATATCGGTAGAAGTCTGCTTCCGGTTCTGCCTTCGCTTCGTTCTCAGGACATCGTGGTACTTGAGCTCAGCAGTTTCCAGCTACACCGGCTCGGAGACACCGGGATTTGTCCTGACGTTGCGGTCGTGACAGGCCTCAGTCCAAACCATCTCGACTGGCACCCTGATTTCGAACATTACGAATCGGCCAAACAGGTGATCTGTTCGTCGCAGAAAAAGACGGACGGGATTGTTGTGCCGGATGATCTGGATAATTGGCCGATTCGCGGACGCTGCCTCCGTTTCGGCCTGTTTGATTCAGGGGAAGACGGCGTATTTATCGACGACGGTGCAATCATTATACGAACAGCGGGTGTGGAATCAGCAGAACGTCTTTCGATGAATTCCACACTGCAAAGCCAGCACAACCAAAAAAACCTGGCGGCAGCCGTGGCTGCCGTTCAGTTGACCGTCAATAACACTCTACAGTTACAGCCGGTTGTGCAGCAGTTCTCGGGACTGCCCCACAGAATGCATACCGTCGCGCAGGGAAGCGGCCGAAGATTTATCGATGATTCCGCGTCCACCACACCGGAAAGTACTGTGGCTGCCCTCGAATCTGTCTCATCGGGGTGTGTCCTGATTGCCGGAGGTGCTGACAAAGGAACAGACCTGAGTTCTCTGGGAAAACAAATCCGGCGATACACAGATCGTTTGGTGGCAATTGGAGCAACGGCCGCAGATCTGTCCGAAGCAGCACTGGCCGGTAACAATGGTCAACAGAACTTTACCGTGGTTAAGACAGCCGATTTTGTCAGCGCATTTGAGCATGCAGTTGAACTCACCCGACCAGGCGATATTGTGCTGTTGTCTCCAGGCTGCTCCAGTCACGATTGGTTTCCTGATTTCCAGGAACGTGGGCGGACGTTTTCCCGACTTGCCCTGGAATGGTGCGAGGCCCAGGAGAATATTAGATGA
- a CDS encoding MoxR family ATPase, which yields MTSDTISNLLENIDSAILGKNRAVRLSVVALLAGGHVLLEDAPGLGKTSLARALAKSLGCEFTRLQCTPDLLPSDIIGSNVYLPGTGEFEFRPGPVFTNVLVADEINRTTPRTQSALLEAMSENQVSVEGETRLLPAPFFVIATQNPFEFEGTYALPENQLDRFMVCLEVGYPDRTTERDVLTRHRTGEPVDDLEAVTDSQAILQLQEQVTSVRVDDSISDYLLAITHLSREHRELSLGVSTRGALTMYRAAQSLALVSGRDYVIPDDVKELVIPVWSHRIVCRGSFGDGQRIKAVQILNELLESTPVPV from the coding sequence GTGACATCAGACACAATCTCCAACCTGCTGGAGAATATCGATTCTGCGATATTGGGGAAAAACCGAGCCGTTCGACTGTCGGTGGTGGCGCTGTTGGCAGGCGGTCATGTTCTGCTGGAAGACGCCCCCGGTTTGGGAAAAACGTCACTGGCCAGGGCTCTGGCGAAGTCCCTGGGGTGTGAGTTCACGCGTCTGCAGTGTACGCCTGATCTGCTTCCGAGCGACATCATCGGTTCAAACGTGTATCTGCCTGGCACGGGTGAGTTCGAATTTCGTCCTGGTCCCGTGTTCACAAATGTCCTGGTAGCCGACGAAATCAATCGAACGACACCACGCACGCAAAGTGCGCTACTGGAAGCGATGAGCGAAAACCAGGTGTCAGTCGAAGGCGAAACACGTTTACTGCCGGCGCCGTTTTTCGTAATAGCCACCCAGAATCCTTTTGAATTTGAAGGCACCTACGCGTTGCCCGAAAATCAGCTGGATCGATTTATGGTGTGTCTCGAGGTCGGTTATCCGGACAGAACGACGGAACGTGACGTGTTGACCCGGCACCGAACAGGCGAACCGGTGGATGATCTGGAAGCCGTGACAGACAGCCAGGCGATTTTGCAGCTTCAGGAACAGGTCACGTCCGTCCGAGTCGATGATTCCATCTCGGATTATCTTCTGGCGATCACCCACCTCTCGCGCGAACACCGAGAATTATCGCTGGGAGTAAGCACCCGTGGTGCATTGACGATGTATCGAGCGGCTCAATCTTTGGCTCTGGTCAGCGGGCGTGACTACGTGATCCCTGATGATGTCAAAGAACTTGTCATTCCGGTATGGAGCCATCGTATCGTGTGTCGGGGATCGTTCGGCGACGGACAGCGCATTAAGGCGGTCCAGATTTTGAACGAACTTCTTGAATCGACACCGGTGCCGGTCTAA